One part of the Stigmatopora argus isolate UIUO_Sarg chromosome 8, RoL_Sarg_1.0, whole genome shotgun sequence genome encodes these proteins:
- the cldn33b gene encoding claudin-24 has product MAERARALELLAMPLYAGAWLCVLGAAVSPRWLSMSTSLLPAESYQLGLWETCVVQDAGGMECRALDGLLGLSPELQLGRVLTCASLAAGALGFLLAIPGLSLVNGCEEGGAKRSLGAAGALLGVLAGVLCLVPVSYVARWAVLRFFDEALPEVAPRWEFGDALFCGWAGGLGLAAAGMLLGVSARSAARAPPTPAGPRGSRRATNTVLPRTEYV; this is encoded by the coding sequence ATGGCGGAGCGCGCCCGCGCCTTGGAGCTGCTGGCCATGCCGCTGTACGCCGGCGCCTGGCTTTGCGTCCTGGGGGCCGCCGTGTCCCCCCGCTGGCTCAGCATGTCCACCTCGCTCCTGCCCGCCGAGAGCTACCAACTTGGGCTATGGGAGACCTGCGTGGTCCAGGACGCCGGCGGCATGGAGTGCCGCGCCCTGGACGGCCTCCTGGGACTCTCGCCCGAACTCCAGTTGGGCCGCGTTCTGACCTGCGCCTCGCTGGCGGCGGGCGCCCTGGGCTTCCTGCTGGCCATCCCCGGACTGTCGCTGGTCAACGGCTGCGAGGAGGGCGGAGCCAAGAGGAGCCTGGGCGCGGCGGGCGCCCTCCTGGGCGTCCTGGCCGGGGTCCTGTGCCTGGTCCCCGTCTCGTACGTGGCCCGCTGGGCCGTGCTGCGCTTCTTCGACGAGGCGCTGCCCGAGGTGGCGCCGCGCTGGGAGTTCGGCGACGCCCTGTTCTGCGGCTGGGCGGGGGGGTTGGGCCTGGCGGCGGCCGGGATGCTCCTGGGGGTCTCCGCCCGCTCCGCCGCCCGAGCTCCGCCCACGCCGGCCGGCCCGCGGGGGAGCCGCAGGGCGACGAACACGGTGCTGCCGCGGACCGAGTACGTGTGA